One genomic window of Candidatus Kuenenia stuttgartiensis includes the following:
- a CDS encoding cyclase family protein — MTFYDVTVPISNAMITWPSDPAVSITGTSLISRGDFCNLSELKIGSHCGTHIDAPSHFLENGRTIDQLALENLIGEATVFEFKNKENIDVSDIKQLRFDNVKRVLFKTVNSSYWKFSTFKKDFVYLTKDAAQYLVDKGIRLVGVDYLSVEKFESQLAETHHTLLRNDVIILEGLDLSNVERGRYELIALPLKIKDGDGSPARVVLKST; from the coding sequence ATGACTTTTTATGATGTAACCGTACCCATATCAAATGCCATGATTACCTGGCCATCCGACCCTGCGGTATCGATTACTGGAACAAGCCTGATTTCCCGGGGAGATTTTTGTAATCTTTCTGAATTAAAAATAGGTTCGCATTGCGGCACTCATATTGACGCTCCCAGCCATTTTCTGGAAAACGGCAGGACAATTGACCAGCTTGCCCTTGAAAATCTGATAGGCGAAGCAACGGTATTTGAGTTTAAAAACAAAGAAAATATCGACGTAAGTGATATAAAGCAATTGCGATTTGACAATGTAAAAAGGGTTCTTTTTAAAACAGTCAACTCATCATACTGGAAATTTTCCACCTTTAAAAAAGATTTTGTTTACTTAACAAAAGATGCGGCGCAGTACTTAGTAGACAAGGGAATAAGACTTGTTGGAGTCGATTATCTTTCAGTAGAAAAATTTGAAAGCCAACTGGCAGAAACACATCACACTCTTTTGCGAAACGACGTCATTATTCTCGAAGGCCTGGATTTATCAAATGTTGAGCGTGGAAGGTATGAATTAATTGCATTGCCATTAAAAATAAAGGACGGCGATGGAAGCCCGGCACGGGTTGTTTTAAAAAGTACCTAA
- a CDS encoding cation diffusion facilitator family transporter: MHDLDYYNSSEGNTHKHTYRLHERKKLIMASAITGVIFIVEVIGGIITNSLALLSDAGHMLTHLFALLISLFAIMFASKPPTQRKTYGFYRLEILAALLNGIILLLITVWIFYEAYHRFVTPEAISSGMMFFLAIIGLLANISCVYILKSGEHGHSLNVKSAFLHMLGDTISSVGVIIGAVIIYYTNWYIIDPIISIMLCILILIWSYKLIMESVDILLEATPKDINVGEVISQLEQITGVDGAHDIHIWTITSGMYAMSVHIDTKDMPISKTAAISREINRVLVEKFRIGHTVIQYGCECNNNNGESSKHLYNKEHAHEQDHTHAHDNK, from the coding sequence ATTCATGACTTAGATTATTACAATTCATCTGAAGGGAATACGCACAAGCATACCTATAGACTTCACGAGCGAAAAAAGCTTATCATGGCAAGCGCTATCACGGGAGTCATATTTATTGTTGAAGTAATTGGCGGGATTATCACAAACAGCCTTGCCTTACTTAGTGATGCAGGCCATATGCTCACCCACCTCTTTGCTTTATTGATTAGCCTGTTTGCCATAATGTTTGCATCAAAACCGCCTACGCAAAGAAAGACCTACGGTTTTTACCGGTTAGAAATACTGGCAGCATTGCTTAACGGCATCATACTCCTCCTCATCACCGTTTGGATATTTTACGAAGCATACCATCGGTTTGTAACCCCGGAAGCGATATCTAGCGGCATGATGTTTTTCCTGGCTATTATAGGCCTGCTTGCAAATATAAGCTGTGTTTATATTCTTAAGTCAGGCGAACATGGGCACAGTCTGAATGTCAAATCGGCTTTTTTGCATATGCTTGGAGATACCATTTCCTCCGTTGGCGTAATAATCGGCGCAGTTATTATTTATTATACAAACTGGTATATTATCGATCCCATCATTAGTATAATGCTATGCATCCTCATCCTGATATGGTCATACAAATTAATAATGGAATCAGTTGATATTTTGCTTGAAGCAACGCCAAAGGATATTAATGTCGGGGAGGTAATTTCACAATTAGAGCAAATCACGGGCGTTGACGGAGCGCATGATATTCATATTTGGACAATTACTTCCGGCATGTATGCAATGAGCGTGCATATAGACACGAAGGATATGCCGATCAGCAAAACTGCCGCAATTTCAAGGGAAATTAACCGTGTTTTAGTTGAGAAATTCAGGATAGGACATACTGTGATACAGTATGGATGCGAATGCAACAATAACAATGGTGAAAGTAGTAAACATCTATACAACAAAGAACATGCGCATGAACAAGACCATACCCACGCACATGATAACAAATAA
- the fdhF gene encoding formate dehydrogenase subunit alpha: protein MTTVIIDGKRVEADPSQTILEAARRVGIRIPTLCHDPRLKPSGACRICVVEVEGKDNLAASCATPVSEGMKVSTRSEAVLRSRRLNLELLWSNHPNDCLTCDKAGECSLQNLMYEYDVKTSRFVKQNPVPAPDESNPAIYRDMNKCIMCGKCVRICDEVQGQHVWTFSDRGIKTRVSTAFEKSMQDGGCVFCGHCVSVCPVGALMDKPVMKKARSWETRKVRTVCSYCGVGCSLVLHIKNNEILQVTADINSAPNYGSLCVKGRYGFEFYSSKDRLKTPLVRDNINEPFREASWEEAIGLVAKRFSEIKKKYGPDSFGCLSSSRGTNEENFLAQKFTRVVMGTNNMDNCARVCHAPSVTGLRAALGSGAATNSLADIEGAEVLIVSGSNTTEAHPVAALKIKKAVRQNGAKLIVIDPRKIELVKYADIHLQLRAGTNVALINGLLHVIIKEGLQNDDFIERRTENFEMLKQVVSKYTPEETEAITGVPKEDIIKAARMYAGTNKGMIIYGLGMTEHKAGSHGVMSLANLALITGNVGRPNTGINPLRGQNNVQGSCDMGALPDVYACYQRVDDPEANRKHAEAWKVKKLPEKPGLKEPQMYRAIESGDLKAMYIIGYDPAISQADINKVRASISKLEFLAVQELFMTETAKLAHVVLPTSCYFEKDGTFTNAERRVRRLHKAIPLPEGTKSDWDIICSIATAMGYPMSYNHPSEIMDEIAKLTPDMAGINYKRLEGDGLVWPVWDMNHPGTPILHKDTFKRGRGMFNDLMYTPSEELPDEEYPLLLTTGRRLYQYNNGSMSLRNPEICAINSEEFMEIHPADAAKLDIKSGEKVRVSSRRGSLEVKTEVTEKSRLGSVFLSFHYPETPTNVLTGPGEDMLALTPEYKVCAVKVEKM from the coding sequence ATGACGACAGTAATAATAGACGGGAAGCGTGTGGAGGCAGACCCTTCGCAGACGATACTGGAAGCAGCACGTCGGGTTGGGATACGGATACCGACACTATGCCATGATCCGCGGTTGAAGCCATCGGGGGCGTGCAGGATATGTGTGGTGGAAGTGGAAGGGAAGGACAATTTGGCGGCTTCGTGTGCGACGCCTGTATCGGAGGGCATGAAGGTGTCAACCCGGAGCGAAGCGGTGCTGCGTTCCCGGCGGCTGAATCTGGAATTGCTCTGGTCGAATCATCCCAATGATTGCCTTACCTGCGACAAGGCGGGGGAGTGTAGCCTGCAGAACCTGATGTATGAGTATGACGTAAAGACATCGCGGTTTGTGAAGCAGAATCCCGTGCCTGCGCCTGACGAGTCTAATCCTGCCATTTACCGTGACATGAACAAGTGCATAATGTGCGGCAAATGTGTCAGGATATGCGATGAAGTGCAGGGGCAGCATGTGTGGACGTTTTCGGATCGTGGGATAAAGACAAGGGTATCAACCGCCTTTGAGAAATCGATGCAGGACGGGGGTTGTGTGTTCTGCGGTCATTGTGTATCCGTCTGTCCGGTGGGGGCGTTAATGGACAAGCCGGTAATGAAGAAGGCGCGTTCATGGGAGACCAGAAAAGTGAGGACGGTATGTTCTTACTGCGGGGTGGGTTGCAGTCTGGTGCTCCATATAAAAAACAATGAAATATTACAAGTAACGGCGGATATAAACTCTGCGCCCAATTATGGGAGCCTCTGTGTTAAGGGGCGGTATGGATTTGAATTTTATTCAAGCAAGGATCGTTTAAAAACGCCGCTTGTGCGTGATAACATAAACGAACCGTTTCGGGAAGCAAGCTGGGAAGAGGCAATCGGCCTTGTGGCGAAGAGATTTTCGGAGATAAAGAAAAAGTACGGCCCGGATTCGTTCGGGTGTCTGAGTTCATCGAGGGGTACAAACGAGGAAAACTTTCTTGCCCAGAAATTTACACGTGTGGTAATGGGCACCAATAATATGGACAATTGTGCACGTGTATGTCATGCGCCTTCGGTAACGGGGCTGAGGGCTGCGCTTGGGAGCGGAGCGGCAACAAACTCACTGGCCGATATTGAAGGCGCTGAAGTGCTCATCGTGAGCGGTTCCAACACGACGGAAGCCCACCCGGTAGCCGCGTTAAAAATAAAAAAGGCGGTGAGGCAGAACGGAGCGAAACTCATCGTAATAGATCCCAGAAAAATAGAACTGGTCAAATATGCGGATATACACCTTCAGTTAAGGGCAGGGACAAATGTGGCGCTCATAAACGGACTCCTTCATGTAATCATAAAAGAGGGATTGCAGAATGACGACTTCATAGAAAGGCGTACCGAGAACTTTGAAATGCTGAAGCAGGTAGTAAGCAAATATACCCCTGAAGAGACGGAGGCGATTACCGGGGTACCGAAGGAAGACATAATAAAAGCCGCAAGGATGTATGCGGGTACGAACAAGGGTATGATCATTTACGGGTTAGGGATGACGGAGCACAAGGCGGGTTCACACGGGGTAATGTCTTTGGCGAATCTGGCGCTAATAACCGGGAATGTTGGGCGTCCGAATACGGGTATAAACCCTCTGCGTGGGCAGAACAACGTACAGGGGTCGTGTGATATGGGTGCATTGCCGGACGTATATGCATGTTACCAGAGGGTGGACGATCCGGAAGCCAACCGTAAGCATGCTGAAGCATGGAAGGTAAAGAAGCTTCCGGAGAAGCCCGGTTTGAAAGAGCCGCAGATGTACCGTGCGATAGAATCCGGGGATTTGAAGGCGATGTATATAATAGGCTATGACCCGGCGATATCACAGGCGGATATAAACAAGGTAAGGGCATCAATAAGCAAGCTTGAATTTCTGGCGGTGCAGGAGCTATTCATGACAGAGACGGCGAAACTTGCGCATGTGGTATTGCCAACGAGTTGTTACTTTGAGAAGGATGGTACGTTTACCAATGCGGAGAGAAGAGTACGGAGGCTACATAAGGCTATACCGTTGCCGGAGGGAACGAAATCGGACTGGGATATTATTTGTTCAATCGCCACGGCAATGGGATACCCTATGAGTTATAATCATCCGAGTGAGATTATGGATGAGATAGCGAAGCTGACGCCTGATATGGCGGGTATTAATTACAAGCGTCTGGAGGGAGACGGGTTAGTGTGGCCTGTGTGGGACATGAATCATCCCGGAACGCCGATACTGCATAAAGACACCTTTAAAAGGGGTAGGGGTATGTTTAACGACCTGATGTATACCCCTTCAGAAGAATTGCCGGACGAAGAGTATCCGTTGTTGCTGACAACCGGCCGGCGGCTGTATCAGTATAATAATGGATCGATGTCGTTGAGGAATCCGGAGATATGCGCCATAAACTCTGAGGAGTTTATGGAGATACATCCGGCGGATGCGGCGAAACTGGATATAAAATCAGGCGAGAAGGTCAGAGTATCTTCGAGGCGTGGTTCGCTGGAAGTGAAGACGGAGGTAACGGAAAAATCCCGTTTGGGAAGCGTCTTTCTATCCTTCCATTATCCTGAAACACCGACGAATGTGTTAACGGGGCCTGGAGAAGATATGCTTGCGCTTACACCGGAGTATAAGGTGTGTGCCGTTAAGGTAGAGAAAATGTAA
- a CDS encoding DUF362 domain-containing protein has product MYPERCYFPGKQILITPKREKCMRVRCKDYTRRDFLKGTAGTFAMSTFPTIFTSYGGLQQKKHSVYIKKYTSYDKNDFQQLKNCIGEMVASLYQINPFFSYGDKISLKINLVATKDCLDLPAGDTYVTNPLVVKALGEVLLDLGAGSLFIVEGSTHPSNTMEAFTALGYDVIASQLEATLIDLNKADPYPDFTHVDIERGLIYNSIAVNNHIAETDCLITVSKLKVHSSAGVTLSLKNMIGLLPIQKYGTNGNGARMQYVHSPDQRTQIPYNIVDIARAFPIDFAFIDGISAIDKGEGPWVKNISYATPGVLVAGDNAVAVDSIGTAIMGFSPETAYPYPPFVNCYNHIQLASSYGLGSNNLNDIAVLGEKVKDVMYPYTPPEQQETTTKSYH; this is encoded by the coding sequence ATGTATCCAGAGAGATGTTATTTTCCCGGGAAACAGATACTGATAACACCAAAAAGAGAGAAATGTATGCGTGTACGATGCAAGGATTATACCAGAAGAGATTTTCTCAAGGGAACGGCAGGAACATTTGCCATGAGCACTTTTCCTACCATTTTTACCAGTTACGGAGGACTTCAGCAAAAAAAACACTCCGTATACATTAAAAAATATACCTCTTACGACAAAAACGACTTTCAACAGCTTAAAAACTGTATTGGGGAAATGGTTGCAAGCCTGTATCAGATTAATCCCTTTTTTTCGTATGGGGATAAAATATCCCTTAAAATAAATCTTGTTGCAACCAAAGATTGTCTCGACCTGCCTGCTGGCGATACGTACGTTACAAATCCGCTGGTGGTGAAGGCGCTTGGAGAGGTATTGCTTGATCTTGGCGCTGGTTCATTATTTATCGTTGAAGGCTCCACACATCCATCAAATACAATGGAGGCATTCACGGCGCTTGGATATGACGTAATTGCCTCTCAACTCGAAGCAACATTGATTGATCTGAATAAGGCAGACCCTTATCCTGATTTCACTCATGTAGACATTGAAAGAGGGCTTATTTACAACTCTATCGCGGTGAACAATCATATTGCCGAAACAGATTGCCTTATCACCGTATCAAAATTAAAAGTCCACAGCTCGGCAGGAGTTACCCTGTCTTTGAAAAACATGATTGGTCTGTTGCCCATTCAAAAATATGGAACAAATGGAAATGGCGCACGCATGCAGTACGTACACTCTCCCGACCAAAGAACTCAAATCCCTTATAATATAGTGGATATTGCAAGGGCTTTTCCGATTGATTTTGCGTTTATAGACGGCATATCTGCCATCGATAAGGGCGAGGGTCCGTGGGTAAAAAACATCTCTTACGCAACTCCAGGGGTATTGGTAGCAGGCGATAATGCAGTTGCAGTGGATAGTATAGGAACCGCAATAATGGGGTTTTCACCGGAAACGGCTTACCCCTATCCTCCATTTGTGAATTGCTACAACCACATACAACTCGCAAGCAGTTACGGCCTTGGCTCTAATAATTTAAATGACATTGCCGTTTTGGGAGAAAAGGTAAAAGATGTAATGTATCCTTATACCCCTCCGGAGCAACAGGAAACTACTACAAAATCCTATCATTAA
- a CDS encoding YdcH family protein, whose protein sequence is MQSEHHALANEFPEFRDKIHDLKMSDEHFQKLFDEYHKLDRKVYRVEYDIEPRSDTALEELKKRRLALKDELYNILKHSVS, encoded by the coding sequence ATGCAAAGCGAACACCATGCCCTCGCAAATGAATTTCCTGAATTTAGGGACAAAATCCATGACCTTAAAATGTCTGACGAACACTTTCAAAAACTTTTTGATGAGTACCACAAACTCGATCGGAAGGTGTACCGTGTTGAATACGATATCGAACCACGGTCGGACACTGCGCTTGAAGAACTAAAAAAACGCAGGCTTGCTTTAAAAGATGAGCTTTACAATATTCTAAAACATAGTGTTTCTTAA
- a CDS encoding peptidylprolyl isomerase has protein sequence MVRARARHILVSTQQECEDIKSKIQNGEEFATMAQQYSQCPSGKQGGDLGEFGPGQMVKEFDQVVFRDEVGKVHGPICTQFGYHLIEITSRA, from the coding sequence ATGGTAAGAGCACGGGCGCGTCATATTCTGGTTTCAACTCAACAGGAATGCGAAGATATTAAATCAAAAATTCAAAATGGAGAAGAATTTGCAACAATGGCCCAGCAGTATTCGCAATGTCCATCAGGCAAACAGGGAGGAGATCTTGGAGAATTCGGACCAGGGCAAATGGTTAAGGAATTTGACCAGGTAGTATTCAGGGATGAAGTAGGAAAAGTTCACGGACCAATCTGTACGCAATTTGGCTACCACCTTATAGAAATTACCAGTCGAGCTTAA
- a CDS encoding pyridoxamine 5'-phosphate oxidase family protein gives MSESFNELNKELQEFISRQKMFFVATAPENGNIAISPKCMDTFRCLDRKTIIYLDLKGSGNNTAMNIQENGRMAMMFCSFDKDPMILRLYGKGEVVRQDDVKWSEYYRHFQHIHGKRQIILLKINSAQTSCGTSVPVYEFKRERSKLNAWGKLNIMEIGKQIVSKFLKTGIV, from the coding sequence ATGTCAGAATCTTTTAATGAACTTAACAAGGAATTGCAAGAGTTTATTTCCCGGCAGAAGATGTTTTTTGTTGCAACTGCTCCTGAAAATGGCAATATTGCTATTTCTCCAAAATGCATGGATACATTCAGGTGTTTAGACCGCAAGACGATTATTTACCTGGACTTGAAAGGCAGTGGGAATAATACCGCTATGAACATACAAGAAAATGGCAGAATGGCGATGATGTTCTGCAGCTTTGACAAAGATCCCATGATACTTCGTTTATATGGGAAAGGCGAAGTGGTCCGGCAAGACGACGTGAAGTGGAGCGAATACTACCGGCATTTTCAGCATATTCACGGGAAACGCCAGATTATCCTGCTTAAAATCAATTCAGCACAGACTTCCTGCGGAACCTCTGTTCCTGTTTATGAGTTTAAAAGGGAACGGTCAAAGCTGAATGCGTGGGGAAAACTTAACATTATGGAGATTGGCAAACAAATAGTAAGTAAATTCCTGAAGACAGGTATAGTCTAA
- a CDS encoding sulfite exporter TauE/SafE family protein — translation MVYLIICTVSLIVSALTLFSGFGLGTLLMPAFALFFPLEVAIGATAFVHLANNIFKVVLVGKRADIRVVLTFAIPASGMAIVGALLLNYFSGMQPLAEYVLAGKVFSITFLKLIIAVLIAIFAILELVPSFETLSFHPKYIPLGGMLSGFFGGLSGHQGALRTAFLIRIGLKKEAFIGTMVVSAVVVDVTRLAAYGVTFFSQNIHVIRGQIGYGLIAAAILTAFTGAFIGSRLIKKITMRTIKRIVGILLFVLAFILGTGIV, via the coding sequence ATGGTTTATCTGATAATTTGCACGGTTTCACTGATAGTATCCGCCTTAACTCTCTTTTCCGGTTTTGGTTTGGGGACACTGCTTATGCCGGCCTTTGCGCTTTTTTTCCCACTGGAGGTGGCCATTGGCGCAACGGCCTTCGTCCATCTTGCAAACAATATATTTAAAGTCGTGCTGGTCGGGAAGAGGGCGGACATTCGGGTCGTACTTACATTTGCTATTCCCGCATCAGGCATGGCTATCGTCGGGGCGTTATTACTGAACTATTTCAGCGGCATGCAGCCTCTCGCCGAGTATGTGCTTGCCGGAAAAGTCTTTTCTATTACTTTTTTAAAATTGATTATCGCCGTTCTTATTGCAATCTTTGCAATCCTCGAATTGGTGCCCTCTTTTGAAACACTCTCATTCCATCCAAAATATATTCCGCTTGGCGGGATGCTATCGGGATTCTTTGGCGGATTATCCGGACATCAGGGGGCATTGCGTACTGCATTTCTGATACGAATCGGACTGAAAAAAGAGGCGTTCATAGGGACGATGGTTGTTTCTGCAGTCGTGGTGGATGTAACGCGGCTTGCTGCTTATGGGGTCACATTCTTTTCGCAAAACATTCATGTCATTCGTGGACAGATTGGGTATGGACTAATTGCGGCGGCTATTTTGACCGCATTTACCGGCGCATTTATCGGTTCGCGCCTCATAAAGAAAATTACTATGCGCACAATCAAACGTATTGTCGGGATATTATTGTTTGTGTTGGCATTCATACTGGGGACGGGGATTGTCTGA
- a CDS encoding sensor domain-containing diguanylate cyclase yields the protein MDIKDKTNTAGSMDEIKTKQQLIEEIKILRQKLSEYETRQLKVEQAEEAAAWEAKANAALVDLSKALVKPENSIESLSALVLEYAKCLTNSPVGYVGYIDKQTNSFVSPAITPEVSKIFNIPEGNIGVDEFQGLWGWVLENKKPLLSNDPLNDARSEASLNKNASLKHFLSAPAMLGEIIVGQITVGNAANGYSGKDIQLLERIAILYAIAVQHLWTQEVITHMAYFDEITNFPNRRLFNDRLYVAISNANRYRQRLAVMFLDLDGFKEVNDAFGHQTGDQLLREIAYRLNQTVRKSDTIARMGGDEFTVLLTQVEHESNIISVADKILEAVRQPVVLDGNTISITISIGIAQYPDNGKDVNTLLKSADIALYRAKESGKNNYQFSSFSEDSLRGECV from the coding sequence ATGGACATTAAAGATAAAACAAATACTGCGGGCAGTATGGACGAAATAAAGACAAAGCAACAACTGATTGAAGAGATAAAGATATTGCGTCAAAAATTGAGTGAATACGAGACGCGGCAATTAAAAGTTGAACAGGCGGAAGAAGCCGCTGCATGGGAGGCAAAAGCTAATGCAGCGCTGGTAGATTTATCAAAGGCATTGGTAAAACCGGAAAACTCAATTGAAAGTTTGTCGGCGCTTGTTTTGGAATATGCAAAATGTCTGACAAACAGTCCTGTTGGCTATGTCGGATATATTGACAAGCAAACAAACAGCTTTGTTTCTCCTGCAATAACACCCGAAGTTTCCAAAATATTTAATATACCGGAAGGAAACATCGGGGTTGATGAATTCCAGGGGCTATGGGGATGGGTGCTTGAAAACAAAAAACCTCTTCTATCAAACGACCCGTTAAATGATGCAAGGTCGGAGGCGTCATTAAATAAGAATGCATCATTAAAGCATTTTTTATCAGCGCCTGCCATGCTCGGCGAGATAATTGTAGGGCAGATAACTGTGGGTAATGCTGCAAACGGCTATTCCGGAAAAGATATTCAGTTGTTGGAACGTATTGCAATCTTATATGCCATTGCTGTCCAGCATCTGTGGACGCAAGAAGTGATTACACACATGGCGTATTTTGATGAAATTACGAACTTTCCCAATAGAAGGCTATTTAATGATCGCCTGTATGTGGCCATTTCAAATGCGAACCGGTACCGGCAAAGGCTTGCAGTAATGTTTCTTGATCTCGATGGATTTAAAGAGGTTAATGATGCCTTTGGTCACCAGACAGGCGACCAATTGCTTAGGGAAATTGCGTATAGATTAAACCAGACCGTCCGAAAATCAGATACGATTGCAAGGATGGGTGGTGATGAATTTACGGTTTTACTGACGCAGGTAGAGCATGAAAGCAATATAATAAGCGTAGCTGACAAAATACTTGAAGCGGTAAGACAGCCGGTAGTGCTCGACGGCAACACAATAAGCATTACCATTAGCATTGGAATTGCGCAGTATCCTGATAATGGCAAAGACGTGAATACATTATTAAAAAGCGCAGACATAGCGTTATACCGTGCAAAAGAATCGGGTAAAAATAATTATCAATTTTCATCTTTTAGCGAAGATTCTCTTCGCGGTGAATGCGTCTGA
- a CDS encoding multiheme c-type cytochrome: MKKISICALLLFSVFLLTSKIYAIGKSQHDLPYAVSEQTKICILCHKNVTPGIVEDWKTSRHSKITPEIALKKTALERRVSSQTIPEDIRPVVVGCYECHSQNISQHKDSFEHFGFWINVIVSPNDCRTCHAVEVEQFSGSKKAYALDNLRENPVYQKFVDAIPGIKEVGDKSIRCLIPSENSRRETCYACHGTEITVDGMKEIQTNTGSIEVPNLQNWPNQGVGRINPDGSRGACTACHPRHSFSIEIARKPYTCSQCHLEPDIPAYEVYCESKHGNIFLTKQDTWNWNNVPWKVGKDFQAPTCAACHNSLLVTPEGKEVVSRTHDFGSRLWVRIFGLIYSHPQPKNGKTYEIENKDGLPLPVTFMNEPAVEYLIDEEEQLLRKKEMKKVCNSCHSTDWVMGHFEKLDTTIIETDTMVLNTTNLMKNMWDNGFADASNPFDELIELLWVKEWFFYANSIRFASAMIGADHATFKNGWWQLTENFHEIYEYSKKCESGH; the protein is encoded by the coding sequence ATGAAAAAGATATCTATTTGTGCATTGCTTTTATTTTCAGTTTTTCTTCTTACTTCAAAAATATATGCTATTGGCAAATCACAACATGATTTGCCGTATGCGGTGAGCGAACAGACAAAGATATGTATATTATGTCATAAAAACGTGACACCAGGCATTGTGGAAGACTGGAAAACAAGCAGGCACTCGAAAATAACTCCAGAAATCGCCCTTAAAAAAACGGCATTAGAGAGAAGGGTTTCGAGCCAAACAATACCGGAAGACATTCGTCCGGTTGTCGTTGGATGTTATGAATGCCATAGTCAGAATATTTCACAACACAAGGACAGTTTTGAGCATTTCGGGTTTTGGATCAATGTAATTGTATCTCCAAACGATTGCAGGACATGCCATGCAGTAGAGGTAGAACAATTCTCCGGCAGCAAGAAAGCATACGCGTTGGATAATCTGCGGGAAAACCCCGTTTACCAAAAATTTGTTGATGCGATTCCGGGTATAAAAGAAGTAGGCGATAAATCAATACGATGTTTAATCCCATCGGAAAATTCAAGACGGGAAACATGCTATGCGTGCCATGGCACTGAAATAACAGTGGATGGCATGAAAGAAATACAAACAAACACTGGAAGCATTGAAGTTCCCAACCTGCAGAATTGGCCTAATCAGGGCGTAGGAAGGATTAATCCCGACGGGAGTCGCGGCGCCTGTACGGCATGCCACCCAAGACATAGTTTCTCCATTGAAATAGCAAGAAAACCATATACATGTTCACAATGCCACCTCGAACCGGATATACCGGCGTATGAAGTGTACTGTGAGAGTAAACATGGAAACATATTTCTTACAAAACAGGATACGTGGAATTGGAACAACGTTCCATGGAAGGTTGGCAAAGATTTTCAAGCCCCTACCTGTGCAGCATGCCACAATAGTTTGCTTGTCACACCCGAAGGGAAGGAAGTTGTATCCCGCACGCATGATTTTGGCTCACGTTTATGGGTCAGGATATTTGGTCTTATTTATTCTCACCCCCAACCTAAAAACGGGAAAACATATGAAATAGAAAATAAAGATGGTTTGCCTTTGCCTGTGACATTTATGAATGAACCGGCTGTGGAATATTTGATTGATGAAGAGGAACAATTACTGCGGAAAAAAGAAATGAAAAAAGTATGCAATAGCTGCCATAGCACCGACTGGGTTATGGGCCACTTTGAAAAACTCGATACAACAATAATAGAAACCGACACTATGGTTTTAAATACGACAAATCTTATGAAAAACATGTGGGATAACGGTTTTGCAGACGCATCGAATCCGTTTGATGAATTGATCGAATTGTTGTGGGTAAAAGAATGGTTCTTTTATGCAAATTCAATACGGTTTGCATCTGCCATGATAGGCGCAGACCATGCTACTTTTAAAAATGGATGGTGGCAGTTGACGGAGAATTTTCACGAAATATATGAATATTCAAAGAAATGCGAATCCGGACATTGA
- a CDS encoding type II toxin-antitoxin system HicB family antitoxin yields MNIELEREEDGRWIAEIKQLPGVVVYGSNREDAISKVEVLALRVMADRVEHGDQIPELDALFVAPV; encoded by the coding sequence ATGAATATTGAATTAGAACGGGAGGAAGATGGTCGCTGGATAGCTGAAATTAAGCAATTGCCCGGAGTTGTGGTTTATGGAAGTAACCGGGAAGATGCTATTTCTAAAGTGGAAGTTTTGGCGCTTCGCGTGATGGCTGATCGGGTTGAACACGGCGATCAAATCCCCGAACTTGACGCACTTTTTGTGGCACCTGTATGA
- a CDS encoding type II toxin-antitoxin system HicA family toxin: MSQWPSKKARLVLRALMRLGWNIKRHDKTSHRVLEREGWPDYVFAFHDKEEIGPRMLARISKHTGLTPNDLS; the protein is encoded by the coding sequence ATGAGTCAATGGCCTTCTAAAAAAGCTCGCCTTGTCCTGAGGGCGTTAATGAGACTCGGATGGAATATTAAGCGACATGACAAAACATCTCATAGGGTTCTGGAGAGGGAAGGATGGCCTGATTATGTTTTTGCCTTTCATGACAAAGAAGAAATTGGCCCTCGTATGCTTGCGAGAATTTCAAAGCATACAGGACTAACTCCAAACGACCTTTCATAA